A region of Burkholderia lata DNA encodes the following proteins:
- a CDS encoding YybH family protein, with amino-acid sequence MQQTRIFTAALAACATFFAFAAPATAASSQRPPEAAIKAENARWADAFARGDYEAIGRLYTHDGTLLPPGGDKITGSNAIVGYFTKGYAGSKPATVSFSNYEFYGNDRIVTEVSDAEIHDHDSKLKYRGKQILVFLKEGGAWKLHRDMWNDYGPLTTDGH; translated from the coding sequence ATGCAACAGACTCGCATTTTCACAGCTGCTCTTGCGGCCTGCGCGACCTTTTTCGCGTTTGCAGCGCCGGCCACTGCCGCCAGTTCGCAACGCCCGCCCGAAGCGGCCATCAAGGCCGAGAATGCACGATGGGCGGATGCCTTTGCGCGAGGGGATTACGAGGCGATCGGCCGCCTCTACACCCACGACGGTACGCTGTTGCCGCCCGGAGGCGACAAGATAACGGGGAGCAACGCGATCGTCGGGTACTTCACCAAGGGGTATGCCGGATCGAAACCCGCCACCGTATCGTTCAGCAACTACGAGTTCTACGGTAACGACCGGATCGTGACGGAGGTATCGGATGCGGAGATCCATGACCACGATAGCAAGCTCAAATACCGCGGCAAGCAGATTCTCGTCTTTCTGAAAGAGGGCGGCGCCTGGAAGTTGCATCGCGACATGTGGAACGATTACGGTCCGCTGACGACGGATGGCCATTGA
- a CDS encoding glucose 1-dehydrogenase, whose protein sequence is MRLKSKSALITGGTSGIGLATAKRFIAEGARVAVTGRDDAVFERVKAELGEHALVLRGDVRSITDMRAIAAEVKEKFGGLDVVFANAGWAFPSAVNDIDDALYDEIMDINVKGVVFTLQAVLPDLREGASFILNTSFVAQTGKHGISLTAAAKAAVRSLARSWSHEFLDRKIRFNAIAPGAIDTPLLTRWGMPDEWVRDRKAEFAEAIPVGRMGKAEDIANAALYLASDESSYVIGTELVVDGGASQL, encoded by the coding sequence ATGAGGCTTAAAAGCAAGTCAGCGTTAATCACTGGTGGCACCAGCGGCATCGGTCTTGCCACCGCGAAGCGGTTCATTGCGGAAGGCGCCCGCGTAGCCGTGACCGGTCGCGACGATGCCGTATTCGAGCGCGTGAAGGCCGAGCTCGGCGAGCATGCGCTAGTTCTCCGGGGCGACGTCCGTTCGATCACGGACATGCGAGCGATTGCCGCCGAGGTCAAGGAGAAGTTCGGCGGTCTGGATGTCGTGTTCGCGAACGCCGGCTGGGCGTTCCCGTCCGCCGTCAACGACATCGACGACGCACTCTATGACGAGATCATGGACATCAACGTCAAGGGCGTGGTGTTCACGCTGCAAGCGGTGCTGCCGGACTTGCGAGAAGGCGCCTCGTTCATTCTCAATACCTCGTTCGTCGCGCAGACCGGCAAGCATGGCATCTCGTTGACTGCAGCCGCAAAGGCCGCCGTACGATCGCTTGCCCGCAGTTGGTCGCACGAGTTTCTCGACCGGAAAATCCGCTTCAACGCGATCGCACCCGGCGCGATCGACACGCCGCTGCTCACCAGGTGGGGTATGCCCGACGAATGGGTTCGCGACCGCAAGGCCGAGTTCGCCGAAGCCATTCCGGTGGGCCGCATGGGCAAGGCCGAGGACATCGCCAACGCCGCGCTCTATCTCGCCAGCGACGAATCCTCGTACGTCATCGGCACCGAACTGGTCGTCGATGGCGGCGCCTCGCAGCTTTAA
- a CDS encoding DJ-1/PfpI family protein, with amino-acid sequence MTDSSENNASGQPLTRAGRSRRDVLKFGSIATLGAVLGGGALLGQATPALAQTGSDGALAPNDPLNILIVNYDGGTLLDFAGPSEIFHRLPNTNVRYASLNGGNVTLEFGVVYGKTERLADIDKTDVLLVPGGSDLSAPMQPAYQAQIRRLAESAKHVTSVCNGSLVLAATGVLKGKRSACHWAFVNKLAEYGAIPVPDRFVEDDNGRFMSGGGVTAGIDFALRVAAKLRGREAAEFTQLVIEYDPAPPFHSGHPRDARPEVVAMVDKELPGASRGLARIPGVR; translated from the coding sequence TTGACCGACAGTAGCGAAAACAATGCTTCAGGACAGCCACTCACCAGAGCCGGTCGTTCGCGCCGCGATGTGCTCAAGTTTGGCAGCATCGCCACGCTCGGCGCCGTCCTCGGTGGCGGAGCCCTGCTTGGGCAGGCCACCCCTGCGCTTGCCCAGACAGGCAGCGACGGAGCACTTGCCCCGAACGACCCGCTCAATATCCTGATCGTCAATTACGACGGCGGGACGCTGCTCGACTTCGCCGGCCCCAGCGAGATCTTCCATCGGCTACCGAATACGAACGTTCGCTACGCGAGCCTCAACGGCGGCAACGTGACGCTCGAATTCGGCGTCGTGTACGGCAAGACCGAGCGGCTGGCCGATATCGACAAGACAGACGTGCTCCTGGTCCCCGGCGGGTCCGATCTGTCCGCGCCGATGCAACCCGCGTATCAAGCGCAGATCCGGCGCCTGGCAGAGAGCGCGAAGCACGTGACGTCGGTCTGCAACGGATCGCTCGTGCTCGCCGCAACGGGCGTTCTCAAGGGCAAGCGAAGCGCCTGCCATTGGGCCTTCGTCAACAAGCTGGCCGAATATGGCGCGATTCCCGTGCCCGATCGCTTCGTCGAAGACGACAACGGCCGGTTCATGAGCGGCGGCGGCGTGACGGCGGGCATCGACTTCGCGCTGCGCGTGGCGGCGAAACTGCGCGGTCGGGAAGCCGCCGAATTCACGCAGCTCGTGATCGAATATGATCCCGCGCCGCCGTTCCACTCGGGCCATCCGAGAGATGCGCGGCCGGAAGTCGTCGCGATGGTCGACAAGGAACTGCCCGGTGCATCCAGGGGGCTCGCGCGCATACCAGGCGTTCGTTGA
- a CDS encoding GlxA family transcriptional regulator, whose protein sequence is MHRIGFFVCRGYDALDLGGPLSAFNQVATAAGHTPYDLHVVSQSGGAVTGNTGLSIETKPIGRRTFDTVVFVGGDVDPMQTPENIAAARKLGTRASRVASVCTGAFLLAETGLLDGLRATTHWRYAAQLQSRFPRTRVEGDSIYIEEGHIWTSAGIASGIDLALGMIERDMGADVARTVSRLLVVPYRRPGGQSQFSAMSQMEPESDRIRIALNFAREHLAEALPVERLAEAASLSLRQFGRAFRRETGETPAKAVERLRVEAARLRLQGGSEPIEQIALAVGFTDPERMRRAFIKLHGHPPQAIRRESRSNGAR, encoded by the coding sequence GGGCCGCTGTCGGCCTTCAACCAGGTTGCCACGGCGGCGGGCCACACACCCTATGATCTCCATGTCGTCTCGCAGTCCGGCGGCGCGGTTACGGGCAATACGGGCCTGTCGATCGAAACGAAGCCGATCGGAAGGCGCACGTTCGATACCGTCGTGTTCGTGGGCGGCGATGTCGACCCGATGCAGACACCGGAGAACATCGCCGCCGCCAGGAAGCTGGGCACGCGGGCTTCGCGGGTGGCCAGCGTGTGTACGGGGGCGTTTCTGCTTGCGGAAACCGGCCTGCTTGACGGCTTGAGAGCGACGACGCACTGGCGATACGCGGCTCAATTGCAGTCGCGCTTCCCGCGCACCCGGGTCGAGGGCGACAGTATCTATATCGAGGAGGGCCACATCTGGACGTCGGCGGGCATCGCATCCGGAATCGACCTGGCGCTCGGCATGATTGAAAGAGATATGGGCGCGGATGTTGCACGCACGGTCTCCAGGCTCCTGGTTGTTCCGTATCGTCGGCCAGGCGGTCAGTCCCAATTCTCGGCCATGTCGCAGATGGAGCCGGAATCGGATCGCATCCGCATCGCGCTGAATTTTGCGAGGGAACATCTGGCCGAAGCGTTGCCGGTCGAACGGCTCGCCGAGGCCGCAAGTTTGAGCTTGCGACAGTTCGGGCGCGCATTTCGCCGGGAAACCGGTGAAACACCTGCCAAGGCGGTGGAGCGCTTGCGCGTCGAAGCGGCGCGGCTGCGCCTGCAGGGAGGCAGCGAACCGATCGAACAGATTGCGCTGGCTGTCGGGTTCACCGATCCGGAACGGATGCGGCGGGCCTTCATCAAACTGCACGGGCATCCGCCGCAAGCGATTCGACGCGAGAGTCGATCGAATGGCGCGCGCTGA